The proteins below are encoded in one region of Mangifera indica cultivar Alphonso chromosome 7, CATAS_Mindica_2.1, whole genome shotgun sequence:
- the LOC123220816 gene encoding alkaline/neutral invertase A, mitochondrial translates to MNTGSCIGISTMKPCCRILISYRISSMFGDSCIKSKGLVTNNLSKSQLNPVLHNGDVRCKVIGYNKCVADPNRRVFCVSDSSWGLVKGLGKSRFCVHKDRKRGFLVIPNVASDFRNHSTSIENHVNEKGFESIYIQGGLNVKPLVIERIESGIEVVKEEDNRVEVNGLGVNLDNLKHLDENVKTEREALEIEEEAWKLLRDSVVNYCGNPVGTVAANDPADKQPSNYDQVFIRDFVPSALAFLLNGEEEIVKNFLLHTLQLQSWEKTVDCYSPGQGLMPASFKVRTVPLDGSDGAFEEVLDPDFGESAIGRVAPVDSGLWWIILLRAYGKITGDYALQERVDVQTGIRLILNLCLTDGFDMFPSLLVTDGSCMIDRRMGIHGHPLEIQALFYAALRCSREMLIVNDGTKNLVAAINNRLSALSFHVREYYWVDMKKINEIYRYKTEEYSADAVNKFNIYPDQIPSWLVDWIPDEGGYLIGNLEPGHMDFRFFTLGNLWSIVSSLGTPKQNEGILNLVEAKWDDLVSHMPLKICYPALEYEEWRIITGSDPKNTPWSYHNGGSWPTLLWQFTLACIKMRRPELAQKAVSMAERKLSVDKWPEYYDTQSGRFIGKQSRLNQTWTIAGFLTSKMLLKNPEKASLLFWEEDYELLETCVCALRKAGRKKCSRIASRTKIII, encoded by the exons ATGAATACTGGTAGCTGTATTGGAATCTCAACCATGAAGCCTTGTTGTAGAATCTTGATTAGTTACAGAATCTCCTCAATGTTTGGGGATTCTTGTATCAAATCAAAGGGTTTAGTTACAAATAATTTGTCGAAATCACAACTGAATCCAGTTCTCCATAACGGTGATGTCAGATGTAAGGTTATAGGTTATAATAAGTGCGTAGCTGATCCGAATCGGAGGGTTTTTTGTGTATCCGATTCGAGTTGGGGTCTGGTTAAAGGTTTAGGAAAGAGTCGTTTTTGTGTTCATAAGGATAGGAAAAGGGGTTTTTTAGTAATTCCCAATGTAGCATCGGATTTTAGGAATCACTCAACATCGATTGAAAATCATGTTAATGAAAAGGGTTTTGAGAGTATTTACATTCAAGGTGGTTTGAATGTGAAGCCTTTAGTAATTGAAAGAATTGAATCAGGAATTGAAGTGGTGAAAGAAGAAGATAACAGGGTAGAGGTTAACGGGCTAGGTGTaaatttagataatttgaaGCATTTAGATGAGAATGTCAAAACTGAGAGAGAGGCATTGGAGATTGAGGAGGAAGCTTGGAAGTTGCTTCGAGATTCGGTTGTGAATTATTGTGGGAATCCTGTGGGTACAGTTGCTGCTAATGATCCTGCAGATAAGCAACCGTCGAATTATGATCAAGTGTTCATTCGTGATTTTGTACCTTCAGCACTTGCTTTCTTGCTAAATGGAGAAGAGGAGATTgtcaaaaattttcttcttcacaCACTGCAGTTGCAG AGTTGGGAGAAGACTGTGGACTGCTATAGTCCTGGGCAAGGGCTGATGCCAGCAAGTTTTAAAGTTAGAACCGTGCCTCTAGATGGAAGTGATggagcatttgaagaggttctAGATCCTGATTTTGGTGAATCAGCCATTGGTCGAGTTGCACCTGTCGATTCTG GGTTATGGTGGATCATTTTGTTGAGAGCATATGGAAAGATCACAGGTGACTACGCATTGCAAGAGAGGGTGGATGTCCAAACGGGCATAAGGCTGATTCTAAATTTGTGTTTAACTGATGGATTTGACATGTTTCCATCCCTGTTAGTCACTGATGGTTCCTGCATGATTGATAGACGAATGGGTATCCATGGTCACCCTCTTGAAATTCAA GCCTTATTCTATGCTGCGTTACGCTGCTCACGTGAGATGCTCATTGTCAATGATGGAACTAAGAACCTGGTAGCTGCTATAAATAATCGGCTTAGTGCACTCTCGTTTCATGTTAGAGAATATTATTGGGTGGATATGAAGAAAATCAATGAGATCTACCGATACAAGACAGAGGAATACTCTGCAGATGCTGTTAACAAGTTCAATATCTATCCTGATCAAATTCCTTCATGGCTAGTTGATTGGATACCTGATGAAGGTGGCTATCTCATTGGCAATCTAGAACCCGGTCATATGGATTTCAGGTTCTTCACACTTGGAAATCTTTGGAGCATTGTTTCTTCTTTAGGTACTCCAAAGCAGAATGAGGGCATTCTGAATTTGGTTGAGGCCAAATGGGATGATCTTGTTTCTCATATGCCTCTTAAGATTTGTTACCCTGCTTTGGAGTATGAGGAATGGCGTATAATCACTGGCAGTGACCCAAAGAACAC CCCATGGTCATATCATAATGGTGGATCTTGGCCAACACTCCTATGGCAG TTCACTTTGGCCTGCATCAAGATGAGAAGACCAGAATTAGCACAAAAGGCAGTTTCTATGGCTGAGCGGAAGCTATCAGTGGATAAATGGCCTGAATATTATGACACACAAAGTGGGAGGTTCATAGGCAAGCAATCCAGGCTTAATCAAACTTGGACAATTGCTGGTTTCTTGACTTCAAAGATGCTTCTGAAGAACCCAGAGAAGGCATCCTTGTTGTTTTGGGAGGAGGACTACGAGCTCCTTGAGACATGTGTTTGTGCACTTCGCAAAGCCGGTCGGAAGAAATGCTCACGCATTGCCTCAAGAACCAAGATTATCATTTAA